Proteins encoded in a region of the Oncorhynchus gorbuscha isolate QuinsamMale2020 ecotype Even-year linkage group LG16, OgorEven_v1.0, whole genome shotgun sequence genome:
- the LOC124000645 gene encoding SAGA-associated factor 29: MSADTKIAELLTELHQLIKQTQEERSRSEHNLLNIQKTHERMQTENKTSPYYRTKLRGLYTTARADAEAECSILRHALDKIAEIKSLLEERRIAAKMAGVNSDNDPPRKTMRRGVLMTLLQQSAMTLPLWIGKPGDSPPPLCGAMPASSDYVAKQGDKVAARVKAVDGDEQWILAEVVSYSHSANKYEVDDIDEEGKERHTLSRRRIIPLPQWKANPETDPEALFSKDQLVLALYPQTTCFYRALIHTHPHRPQDDYSVLFEDTSYADGYSPPLNVAQRYVVACKENKKK, from the exons ATGTCGGCAGACACCAAAATCGCAGAGCTTTTAACAGAGCTCCATCAACTCATCAAGCAGACGCAG GAGGAGCGGTCGCGCAGTGAACACAACCTGCTCAACATCCAGAAAACACATGAGAGGATGCAGACTGAGAACAAGA cctctccttATTACCGGACTAAGCTGAGGGGACTCTACACCACAGCCAGAGCAGACGCTGAGGCAGAGTGCAG taTTCTTCGTCATGCCCTCGACAAAATTGCAGAGATCAAATCCTTATTGGAGGAGAGGCGAATAG cggCTAAGATGGCAGGGGTGAACAGCGACAATGACCCCCCCAGGAAGACCATGCGGAGGGGGGTGTTGATGACACTGCTCCAGCAGTCAGCCATGACGCTCCCGCTGTGGATCGGCAAGCCAGGAGACAG tcctcctccccTGTGTGGGGCGATGCCAGCCAGCAGTGACTACGTGGCCAAGCAGGGGGACAAGGTGGCAGCGCGGGTCAAGGCCGTGGACGGAGACGAACAGTGGATCCTGGCCGAGGTGGTCAGCTACAGCCACTCCGCCAACAA GTACGAAGTGGATGACATTGATGAGGAAGGAAAAGA gaGACACACCCTGAGCAGGCGGCGTATCATCCCCCTGCCCCAGTGGAAGGCCAACCCCGAGACGGACCCGGAGGCCCTGTTCAGTAAAGACCAGCTGGTGCTGGCCCTCTACCCCCAGACCACCTGCTTCTACAGAGCCctcatccacacacacccacaccgg CCCCAGGACGACTACTCAGTGCTGTTTGAGGACACGTCGTACGCAGACGGCTACTCCCCGCCCCTCAACGTAGCGCAGAGATACGTGGTGGCCTGCAAAGAGAACAAAAAGAAGTAA
- the nupr1b gene encoding nuclear protein 1b → MSSFVDVKNVEPTYFEEQHYDEYEYYNLSEKYTCGTSRKGRSKKEASDNTNRPNPGGHERKLVEKLQNTEKKAKA, encoded by the exons ATGTCAAGCTTCGTAGACGTGAAGAATGTTGAGCCAACTTACTTTGAAGAACAACACTATGACGAATATGAATACTATAACCTTTCAGAAAAATACACAT GTGGCACTAGCCGCAAGGGGCGGTCAAAGAAGGAAGCCAGCGACAATACCAACCGCCCCAACCCCGGAGGCCACGAGCGCAAGCTCGTAGAGAAACTTCAGAACACTGAAAAGAAAGCCAAGGCGTGA